The Verrucomicrobiota bacterium DNA segment TAGTCGGGAACGCCGTCGATACATCGGATTGAACAGTCCTCCGTTTCTCTGAATTCTGCAGCCGGGGCCGGGCACAGCGTTCGCGGCGCTGGCGCCTGTGTTGATCGAGGCCACGGCGACGGATCGCGACGGGAGCGTCAGCCAGGTCGAGTTTTTCGAGGGCAGCCGGCTCTTAGGCCGTGTGGACACCGCGCCCTATCGGTGGACCTGGACCAATGCGCCTGCGGGGAACTATCGCCTCTACGCGCGCGCCACTGATAATTTGGGGGGAGTCACAACCTCCTTGCCGCTGAACGTCGCGATACGTCCGCGCGGACCCGAAGGCCGAACGGAATTCCGGTCTGAAGCCGGATTTGAATTATCGCTCAGCGTTTCGGCGGACGGCATCTATCGCATCGAGACTTCGACCGATCTCGCAAACTGGACTTCGCTAGGCACTAACCGCCAGCTCATCCTTTGGTGTCTTTTCGTGTGTTTCGTGGGCTCAAACCGCCGTTTCCAGGTTCAACTACTCGTGCCGGAGGGCTTCCACCGGGTCCATGCTGGCCGCACGGAAGGCAGGGTATAATCCGAAGACCACTCCAACCAACGCCGAGATAGAAAAGGCGATCATCGGCGCCCACAAAGTCACGATGGTCACCATTTGCGAGAACCAGGTCACGATGTAAGGAATGCTGACGCCGAGAATGACTCCCATCACGCCGCCCGCGCCGGAGAGCATGACCGTTTCGACGAGGAACTGAATGATGATGTCGCGCCGCTTGGCGCCCAGCGGAATGTACATGCGGTGCAGGGCGCTGGGCGTGGCCGCGGCGCTGAGGTTGGCGTCTCCATTCTTGGCGCTCTTCGCCGCCGGCTCCATCACGCCGATCACGCGGTAGTACCTTTCCCCGACGCGCACGGTTTCACCGAGCGGAGAAGAAAGCGGGAACAAGCGGTCGGCCATTTCCGCGCCCAGAACGCAGACGCTGGCCTTCTCTTCCATGTCGTAGTCGGAAAAGAAGCGTCCCTGAGCAACGCGGTGGTTGCGCATGGTCGGATACCAGGGGACCGTGCCCAGAATTTCGCAATCCACGCGCCGGGCAATGTTCCAAACGTAATCCCGAATGACCCGCCCCGGAACGATGACGGTCACGCCGGGGATGGTCGATTGAATGGCTTTCAGGTCCAGATAATTCAGCCCGTATTCCAAAGTGAAACTTTGGTTGGCTTGCGAGACTTTCTGTTCTTCTGGAGGCTTGATGCTGCGGAGAATGATGTTCTGGCTGCCGAGATTCTTGATTTGTTCCTGCGCTTCGAAGCTGGCGCCTTCCCCAATGGCAAGCATCGCGATCACGGAACAGACGCCAAACACGATGCCCAGCACGGTGAGCAGCGAGCGCAGCTTGTGGAGCCACAAGCTTTTCAGCCCCAGCCGAACGGTGCGCTTCAAGCGAGCCCAGGAGAAGGCTTGTCCCGTCAGGCGCGCCTTCAGGGCAAACTTGCTCACGTCCTCGGAGCGATCGGTGAAATCGAACTTAGCCATGTGACAGAAGTTCGAATGAGGAGCACACGCGCCCTCGCGTGTCCCGGCCGGCGCCTCGCCGGTCGGATCGTCTTTGAAACAGTATCATCCAGCAATGGCAGTTCTGGACGGAAGCGTGTGGCCGGCGTGGGCGCCGACCACCGCACGCGAGGGCGCGTGCGCTCCCCATTCGCAAGCTGTCGTTCAAGGCCCGCATTACTGTTCCACATCGCTTTCCACCAGGCCGTCGCGTAGGCGGATCGCCCGCCGCGCCCGCCGCGCCACCGATTCGTCGTGCGTCACCATGATCAAGGTTTTGCCCTGCTCGTTGAGTTCGTCGAGGAGGTTCAGGATTTCCGCGCCGGATTTGGAGTCGAGATTGCCCGTGGCTTCATCCGCGAGAATAAGGAGTGGATCGTTGACGAGCGCGCGCGCAATGGCCACGCGCTGCTGCTGGCCGCCGGACAACTCGAAAGGCCGATGGTCGAGCCGATTTCCGAGCCCGACGCGATTCGCCAGTTCGACGGTCCGCGCCCGGCTTTCGCCCTCCGACCAGCCCTGGTAGTAAAGCGGTATCTCGATGTTCTCCTCGACCGTCAGTTTGGGAATCAGATTGTAGGATTGAAAAACAAAACCCAGGCGCGCGCCGCGGATCTCGGAGAGCGCGTCGTCGTCCATCTGCGAAACGTCCTCATTGCCGAGCCAATAACACCCGGTGGACGGGCGGTCCAGGCATCCGAGTAAATTCATCAAGGTGGACTTGCCGCAGCCGGACGGTCCCATGATGCTGATGTAATCGCCGGCCTGGATCATGAGCGACACCCCGCGGAGTGCCTCCACTGTGACCAGGCCCATCTGGTAGGTCTTTCGAACTTCTTCCAGGCGGACGAGCGGACTCCGATCCAGCACCCGAGGTTCTTGGGTTTTGAGGCAGGCCACCATCGCTCACGTTTGGCGGGAAGCCCCGGTAGCGCAGATTTTCAATCTGCCGTTTCGCAGGATTTCATTCTGCGGCGCTTCGGCCAAATCGAGCGAATTGATCGACGCCTTGCCGATTGCAAATCGGCGATACGGCAGAGTGCAACTCTGCGCTACGCGCCAAGGCTCACTCCGCAGTGCTGTCGGGATGGTGCCGGAGGTCAGCTTGGCCGGCGGTTTGCCGACAGGAGGCGCGGGGTTGCGTGGGCTCTCTTTCGGAGGCTTCGTTCCGGATGGCTTCTGGTCTTTCCGGTCTCGCTTCAAGATGGGTTCATCCGGCGGGGGCGTTTCCGAGTTATTCCCATTCGTCTCTCCCTCGGGTTCGGTTCCTTCCGGTGCGCGCAACATCACGCGCTCGCCTTCCTTCAGGCCCTTCTTGATCTCGATAAACTCGTCGTTGAATTGTCCGATCTCCACCTCGCGCACTTCCGGATCACCCCGGTCCACAACGTAACAAACGTGTTTGCCCCCGCTGGGGATGACCGCCTGGATCGGGACATAAACCACGGCCTCCAGTTGATCCACGAGAATTTCGACTTTGGCGCTCATGCCCGGCTTAAGCCAGTCGTGCGCACCGTCGATCTCAATCGTGGTGAGATAAACCTTCATGTCCGGGTTCATCCAGCGGTCCTGGGAATCGGGGAGCACCGCGACTTTGGAAACCTCACCGGTCAGGTGCTTGTCCGCGAACGCGTCGATCTGGATGCGCGCCGGCATGGTCTTCTGGATTTTCTTAATCTGCGCCTCGTGAATCTTCACGCGCACGGCCATCTGGGTGATGTCTGGAATGGTGATGATGGGCTGCCGCTCGCGCACGGTCGCGCCTTCGCGGATTTGCTCTTCACCGTAGTAAAAGCGCCGGTCGCCGCCGCCGCCATAGACGACCAGCCCCGATTTCTGCGCGCGGATGACACACTTGCCCAATTGATCGTAAAGCTCCTTCTGGCGCGCTTCCTCGATCCGATACCGCCCCTCGGCGCTGCGCAGACGGGCGTGGGCCTGAGCGAGTTTGGAAACCGCCTCCTTTCACGCGCGTTCCAAGGCCTGCAACGCTTCGTCGTACTTCGACAGGAATTCTTAGGCCGACTTGGTGAATTCGTACTTGATGAACAAATCCAACGCCGTTTTGGCGGTCTTGCCCTTGAGCGTGGCTTTTTCGACGGTGAGCTTGTCGTTTTCGTACTCCGTCTTGGTGAGAAAATCTTTGGCGCGGAGCCGCTCGCTGCCCGCCAGTTTGGTCTCGGCCATCTTGAGCTCGCTTTGCGCGACCAACAGGTCGTCTTCGAGTTTGCGGAGGTTCTGCCGCGCCGATCCGTCGCCGAGCAACTCGGCTTTGGCGTACTTGCTGAAATCAACCGCGACCGTGGATTGAAACTGGGTGTCGTGCGTGACGATGCGCTCTTTGATTTCCGACGAATCCACGGCCAGGACGCGCGTCTGGTAGGTTTCGCTGGCGCCCGCCGAGAAGATCGGCGTGAACCGGTGGCGCGCCAGCGTGAGGTTCAAGGCTTCGAGAAAAACCTGTTCCTTCTGGCTCTGGTAGGTGCGGCTGTGTTTGACGCCGAGGCTTAGGGCGTCGTCCAGCGTCAGGATAGATGCGCCAACTTCCACGGCTTTGTCTGCGCCGAACGCGGCTTCTTCGTTCGTGGACGTTGGATAACCTTCGAGCAAAATCTTCTTGTCCTGCTCGATGGTGAAGGCGGGATCCATGTTGGGGACCGCGGGAGTTTTCTCCGCGATCACCTTGGCCGCTTCGCGGTCGGCGGACTTTCGGTAATGGGCGGTTGAGCAACCGGAGAGCGTGAGGACAGCGAGGAGAAGCAGCGTGAGCGAGAAGCCTGGGGGCGTGGGAGTGTTGGAGCGTTCGCGCGTTCGCGCGTGTCGTCGAGGTAGGGCGAGCCTGTCCCCAGCGAGCCGATCAGGACAAGTTCGAATCGCGTCGAGCGGTTCGCCGGGACGGACTCGTTCTACCAGGTTCAAGACGGACGGCCTGTTTGTACAAGGACGCGTTTTTCCGCCGTCGTTCGCGCGGCAAGATGCCGCTCGAACTGGCAGGCTGGAAGTCTGCCCTACATTCTGGGATGCGCTCTTGCGTAACAAAACCGGATTCATCGTCCTCAGATTGCCGAACAACTCATCTTCGACGGTTCCGGGCGGGAAAACTTCACCAAAATTGCTGTGTTCAGGCCCTATTTTGACAACGCTTTACACAGCAACGCCCACGCGATAGCCTCGCGACTGTCGAGAGGATCGAGCTGAAAGGAAGTCGAGAGTCCTTGAAACGAATGCCGAGTCAGAGAAACAACGGAGGATTCACGCTGATCGAATTGCTGGTCGTCATCGCGGTCATTGCGATCCTAGCCGGTCTGCTTCTTCCCGTGCTGAGTCAGGCCAAAAGGCGCGACCATGGCGTCAAGTGCCTGAACAATCTCAGGCAACTGAACATGGACTGTACCGCACATCTTTTTGCTGACGATGGCAGGCGGTCAGTGGGAGCAGAGTTCAGCGACTGGTATCTGGAGCATTGGGGATTGACCAATGAAGCTTCGGTTTGTCCGTCTGCTCCGCGACCCTCAGCGAACCTGGCGCTGAACTCTGGCAACCCGCCTGCGATCATTCGCGGTTCGCTCAATTCGGCCTGGGCATTACGCGGTGCGGGGAACCCTCCCCTTCCGCAGCGGTGGTTCGTGAGTAGTTACGCGCGCAACCTTTGGCTCGTCGGATCGCCCAGCCCAGGCGGCCCGCCGGCGGATTTTCGGAATGAAGGGCAGATTGACCAGCCGTCACAGACTCCCGTGTTGGCAGATGCTGTCTGCGAGGGCGTTTATCCCAAAGCTACGGATCTGCCGGCAAGAGATCTTTTCTTGGGAACCACCCAAGGGATGGCAGGGATGACTATTCCACGTCATGGGTCAGGAGTGAACCCTGTCCCGAGGGATCATTCGCCGGAGAAATTGCTTCCCGGCTCGTCAACGTGAGCTTCTTCGATTTCCATGCGGAAACTGTGCCGCTGGAGCGTCTGTGGCAGCTCTATTGGCACCGCGACTATCAGCCGCCCACTAAACGACCCGGACTGAAATGAAACTTGGAAGCGGCAATTCAACCGCAATAGACCGAACTATCCGCCATCTATCTGTCCCCATCCAGCATCCGTCCCAGGCCGCCCAAGAGTGACCCTTCTTCGCGGCCGCTTCCACCTGCGCGCGGAGCTGCCGCGTAAATGCGGTCCGCCAGACGGCTCAAGGGCAGCGATTGCAGCCAAACACGGCCCGGCCCGCGCAGCGTCGCGAAGAACAGACCTTCTCCGCCAAAAAACATCGACTTGATCCCGCGCACCATCTGGATGTCGTAATCAACCGACGGTTGAAACGCGACGATGCAGCCCGTGTCCACGCGGAGGAATTCGCCCGGCCCCAGGTCGCGTTGCAGAAGCGTGCCGCCCGCGTGGATGAACGCCCAGCCGTCGCCCTGCAATCGCTGCATGATGAATCCTTCCCCGCCAAATAAGCCCGCGCCGATCTTTCTCTGAAACGCAATTCCGACCGTGACTCCTTTCGCCGCGCAGAGGAACGAGTCTTTCTGAGCGATCAATTCCCCGCCAATCTCGCTCAGGTGAACGGCGATGATTTTCCCTGGATAGGGCGCGCCAAAGGCAACTTTCTTTTTTCCGGCGCATCGGTTTTGAAAGATGGTCATGAACAGGGATTCGCCCGTGAGCAACCGCTTGCCCGCGCCGACCAGCGCGCCCAGGAAACCGCTCCGTTGTTGCGAGCCATCCCCGAAGATGGTCTCCATCTCGATGCCATCTTCCATGTACATCATTCCGCCTGCTTCCGCGACGGCGGCCTCCTGGGGATCCAGTTCCACTTCCACAAACTGCATGTCGTCGCCGTAAATCTTGTAATCCACTTCGTGCATCGAGGCCATAGGTGTTCCTTTCTCGGTTATTCTCGTGACCGGATGAGATTGAAAAAAGCCGACTGAAAGTCAATCGGCAAAGCATGGCGTCCACCTTCCCCTTGCCAAGCGGAGATTTCCTTATCAATGTTCGCACCATGCAATCCCACGAAATCCTGCACGAAGTGCTGCGAGATGGGAACGCCAAGGAAATCGGAGCCGCCATGGGCCTCTCGCTTTCCCTCATTTACAAATGGGCCGAACCCGCCGAAGCCGGCAGCGGCACCGCCAATCCGCTCGGCCGCATCGAAGCTCTGGTGCGCTGCACGAACGACGCCCGAATCGTGCAATGGATTTGCGAGCGCACCGGCGGGTTTTTCATCAAGAACCGGAAATCCAGCTGGCCGCATCCACATTTCCTGATTCCCGCGACGAACCAGATCGTCCAGGAATTCGCCGATCTCCTGGCGGTGATTGCGTCCGCCGCGGCGGATAATTCGATTACGAAACAGGAATCCAAAGCGATCCGGGCGCGCTGGGAAGAACTGAAAGCGGTGACGGAAGGTTTCGTCCGCTGCTGCGAAGAAGGAAATTTCTCTCCCCTGCGCAAAGATTTAGGAAGCGGAGTGAATCCTTGAAGTGCTTTCTCATGACGCCAGGTAGGGCGAGCCTGTCCCCAGCGAGCCAATCCAGACGTGTTCCAAGCACGAGGACTGGCACGCACCGCCAGGTTTTGGAGTGCGCCAGTCCTCTCTGCTCCTTCCAGAGTCCTCTGGCGTTCTTCTTCTGCCGGAATGGTTCAATAGCGGAAGTGGGCTGCCGCACTCCAAGACGCTGGCGCGTGAACTGGGGCTGCGTTGGGTTCCTCCTCTGCTGCCTCGTGCTTGCGGCTTCCCCGCTCCTGGCTCAGCCCATGGCCTCACGCGGTCCAACCGGCAAGGAATACATCGACATGGACTATGGGCCGTACCTTTCCGCGACACTCGAAGTGGCGCCCGGCAACATTGCGAACAAGGGCATCGCCATCCGTGTCGATCCAGGTTCCGGTGGAGTTTCACGCGGGCGCGAGTTCGTTCTATTCGAAACAGACACGCTGCGTTGCGCCGCGGGCTGGACGGGTCCGGATTTCATCGATTGGAAGAATATCGCCTTCAACGGCCAGCACGAGGTTCACGCCTCGATTCTGGGCCACGACGTTTTCATCAATCCCGATGCGCCCGGTTGGGCGAGCCCCGAAGGCGATTTCAATGACCGGCGTTTGATTGGACGCGACGGCAACCTCTACGGCCCTATGCCGCGAAAATGGGGACATTGGAAGGGACTCTATGTTCACGGCAATCAGGTCGTGCTCTCCTACACGATCGGCGCTACGCCCGTCCTCGAATCGCCCGGCTCGGAGGGACCGGAGACAAACCGCACGCTGACGCGGACGTTCAATCTGGGACCGCGGCCGAAGGACCTGATTCTGCAGGTGGCGCGCGGAATCCCGGGGCAAACGAAATTTGTTGGTAACCTGGATCGATCACCGGTTGGCAGCGAAGGAATCGCTCTCATTCGCCCGCCCGTCGGCAGATCTCAAAACAGCCAAAACGGAGATCGCTCACCCAAAGCCAGCAGAACGGCAGTCGCCGTGGTCGGAGGCCCCGGCGATTTGAAATGGCTGACGACGCCCGAGGGTGATTTGCGGCTGAGGATTGCCTCTGGCCGAGATCCCGTTCGTCTGAAATTGTTTTTTTCCCAGATGGCCGACGACACCGCCGTTCAACCCTTCGCCGACCTCGTGCGTGCCTCTGAAGCCCCGCTTGACTTGCACAGATTGACCGGAGGCGAATCGGAACTGTGGAAAGAATCCACGACGACCCGCGTGGAAGTCATCGGCGATACCGGCGGCCCTTACGTTGTCGAGAGCATCACCCTGCCGACGACGAACCGGTACCGCTCCTGGATGCGCGTGGGTGGGTTCGATTTTTTCAAGGATGGCCGGCGCGCCGCGGTTTGCACGTGGCAGGGGGATGTGTGGATCGTGGACGGACTGGGAGGCTCGTTCGATTCGTTCACGTGGAAACGCATCGCGAGCGGCCTCTTCCAGCCGCTCGGGTTGAAAATCGTGGAGGAACAGATCTTCGTGACTTGTCGCGACCAGATCACTGTGCTCCGTGACTTGAACGGCGACGGCGCCACGGATTTTTACGAGAATTTCAACAACGACGCGCAGGTTACCGAACACTTTCATGAGTTTGCCATGGACCTGCAGACGGACCGTGAGGGCCATTTCTATTACGCCAAAGCCGCGCGCCACGCCAAGGACGCGCTCGTGCCGCAGCACGGCA contains these protein-coding regions:
- a CDS encoding FtsX-like permease family protein, whose protein sequence is MAKFDFTDRSEDVSKFALKARLTGQAFSWARLKRTVRLGLKSLWLHKLRSLLTVLGIVFGVCSVIAMLAIGEGASFEAQEQIKNLGSQNIILRSIKPPEEQKVSQANQSFTLEYGLNYLDLKAIQSTIPGVTVIVPGRVIRDYVWNIARRVDCEILGTVPWYPTMRNHRVAQGRFFSDYDMEEKASVCVLGAEMADRLFPLSSPLGETVRVGERYYRVIGVMEPAAKSAKNGDANLSAAATPSALHRMYIPLGAKRRDIIIQFLVETVMLSGAGGVMGVILGVSIPYIVTWFSQMVTIVTLWAPMIAFSISALVGVVFGLYPAFRAASMDPVEALRHE
- a CDS encoding ABC transporter ATP-binding protein, whose product is MVACLKTQEPRVLDRSPLVRLEEVRKTYQMGLVTVEALRGVSLMIQAGDYISIMGPSGCGKSTLMNLLGCLDRPSTGCYWLGNEDVSQMDDDALSEIRGARLGFVFQSYNLIPKLTVEENIEIPLYYQGWSEGESRARTVELANRVGLGNRLDHRPFELSGGQQQRVAIARALVNDPLLILADEATGNLDSKSGAEILNLLDELNEQGKTLIMVTHDESVARRARRAIRLRDGLVESDVEQ
- a CDS encoding efflux RND transporter periplasmic adaptor subunit produces the protein MRSAEGRYRIEEARQKELYDQLGKCVIRAQKSGLVVYGGGGDRRFYYGEEQIREGATVRERQPIITIPDITQMAVRVKIHEAQIKKIQKTMPARIQIDAFADKHLTGEVSKVAVLPDSQDRWMNPDMKVYLTTIEIDGAHDWLKPGMSAKVEILVDQLEAVVYVPIQAVIPSGGKHVCYVVDRGDPEVREVEIGQFNDEFIEIKKGLKEGERVMLRAPEGTEPEGETNGNNSETPPPDEPILKRDRKDQKPSGTKPPKESPRNPAPPVGKPPAKLTSGTIPTALRSEPWRVAQSCTLPYRRFAIGKASINSLDLAEAPQNEILRNGRLKICATGASRQT
- a CDS encoding type II secretion system protein, producing the protein MPSQRNNGGFTLIELLVVIAVIAILAGLLLPVLSQAKRRDHGVKCLNNLRQLNMDCTAHLFADDGRRSVGAEFSDWYLEHWGLTNEASVCPSAPRPSANLALNSGNPPAIIRGSLNSAWALRGAGNPPLPQRWFVSSYARNLWLVGSPSPGGPPADFRNEGQIDQPSQTPVLADAVCEGVYPKATDLPARDLFLGTTQGMAGMTIPRHGSGVNPVPRDHSPEKLLPGSST
- a CDS encoding TIGR00266 family protein yields the protein MASMHEVDYKIYGDDMQFVEVELDPQEAAVAEAGGMMYMEDGIEMETIFGDGSQQRSGFLGALVGAGKRLLTGESLFMTIFQNRCAGKKKVAFGAPYPGKIIAVHLSEIGGELIAQKDSFLCAAKGVTVGIAFQRKIGAGLFGGEGFIMQRLQGDGWAFIHAGGTLLQRDLGPGEFLRVDTGCIVAFQPSVDYDIQMVRGIKSMFFGGEGLFFATLRGPGRVWLQSLPLSRLADRIYAAAPRAGGSGREEGSLLGGLGRMLDGDR